The following are encoded in a window of Rhizobium sp. WYJ-E13 genomic DNA:
- the ftsE gene encoding cell division ATP-binding protein FtsE, protein MIHFENVGLRYGMGPEILRDLTFDIPKKSFQFLTGPSGAGKTTLLRLLFMSLQPTRGLIRMFGRDISEIPRPELPLLRRRVGIVFQDFRLLDHLTTYENVALPLRVRGKDESTYKTDVLELLKWVGLGERINVLPPVLSGGEKQRAAIARALMDRPEVLLADEPTGNVDPPMAKRLLNLFMELNRLGTAVVIATHDLSLMDQVEARRMILSEGHLDIYD, encoded by the coding sequence TTGATCCACTTCGAGAATGTCGGTTTGCGATATGGTATGGGACCGGAAATCCTCCGGGACCTGACCTTCGACATCCCGAAAAAGTCCTTCCAGTTTCTGACCGGCCCGTCCGGTGCCGGCAAGACCACGCTGCTGCGCCTGCTCTTCATGTCGCTGCAGCCGACCCGCGGCCTGATCCGCATGTTCGGGCGCGACATATCCGAGATTCCCCGCCCGGAGCTGCCGCTGCTGCGCCGCCGTGTCGGCATCGTCTTTCAGGATTTTCGTCTTCTCGACCATCTGACGACCTATGAGAACGTCGCCCTGCCGCTACGCGTGCGCGGCAAGGATGAAAGCACCTACAAGACCGACGTGCTGGAACTTTTGAAATGGGTCGGGCTCGGCGAACGCATCAATGTACTGCCGCCCGTACTCTCAGGCGGCGAGAAGCAGCGCGCTGCAATCGCCCGCGCATTAATGGACCGGCCGGAAGTGCTGCTTGCCGACGAGCCAACCGGCAATGTCGATCCGCCGATGGCCAAGCGCCTGCTGAACCTCTTCATGGAACTCAACCGCCTGGGTACCGCTGTGGTTATCGCCACCCACGATCTCTCGCTGATGGACCAGGTGGAAGCCCGCCGCATGATCCTTTCGGAAGGGCATCTCGACATTTATGACTAA
- the hpt gene encoding hypoxanthine phosphoribosyltransferase: MPVVRGKNIEPLFTAEQIAERNHSMAQDIAAGPTKDLLVIAVLKGSFIFAADLLRALHDTGLAPEVEFITLSSYGAGTVSQGVRIVKDIDSDVKDRDVLLIDDILESGRTLRFAKELLYERGARNVTIAVLLDKRVKRKEELEADYVGFECPDYFVVGYGMDVAYAFRELPFVGVVTGDA, from the coding sequence ATGCCTGTCGTGCGCGGAAAAAACATCGAGCCGCTCTTCACCGCCGAGCAGATCGCCGAGCGCAATCATTCCATGGCGCAGGATATCGCCGCCGGCCCGACGAAGGACCTCCTGGTCATCGCTGTGCTCAAGGGCTCGTTCATCTTCGCGGCCGATCTGCTGCGTGCCCTGCACGATACGGGCCTTGCTCCCGAGGTCGAATTCATCACGCTCTCAAGCTACGGCGCGGGTACGGTTTCGCAGGGCGTGCGTATCGTCAAGGACATCGACAGCGACGTTAAGGACCGCGACGTCCTGCTCATCGACGACATCCTCGAATCCGGCCGCACGCTGCGGTTTGCCAAGGAACTGCTCTACGAGCGCGGGGCACGCAACGTCACCATCGCCGTACTGCTCGACAAGCGGGTCAAGCGCAAGGAGGAGTTGGAGGCAGATTATGTGGGCTTCGAGTGCCCAGACTATTTCGTCGTCGGCTACGGCATGGATGTCGCCTACGCCTTCCGCGAACTGCCCTTCGTCGGCGTGGTTACCGGTGACGCTTAA
- a CDS encoding ABC transporter permease codes for MTKTPTRTRAKTPAAAPVQPKRPEMRVRPTAPILPPSNIQGNALTVVIAIMAFLACLTLGGVSMVRSTAASWESQISREITIQIKPDDNLDMEKALVQARDIALTFVGTKSGQIVDEAATARLLEPWLGSGLDIKELPVPRLVIITIDESHPPDFAAMRDLLNESIPQAFLDDHRTWVDRLVAMARTTVMIGTGVLLLVFTAMVLTVVFATRGVLSGNRHIVEVLHFVGAESSFVATEFQKHFLKISLKGSAIGSALAALFFAGAGVLQSRTIATPETDQATALFGTFSVGALGYLGIFATMIVIALLTTVTARLTVMRTIYEIDTLRSDPTRADGIAN; via the coding sequence ATGACTAAGACGCCCACCAGGACCCGCGCAAAGACGCCCGCCGCTGCCCCCGTCCAGCCCAAGCGGCCGGAGATGCGCGTGCGCCCGACAGCACCGATCCTGCCTCCGTCAAACATTCAGGGCAATGCGCTGACGGTGGTGATCGCCATCATGGCCTTCCTCGCCTGCCTGACGCTCGGCGGCGTCAGCATGGTCCGCTCGACCGCGGCAAGCTGGGAAAGCCAGATCTCCAGGGAGATCACCATCCAGATCAAACCTGACGACAACCTGGACATGGAAAAGGCTCTTGTTCAGGCCCGCGATATCGCGCTGACCTTCGTCGGCACCAAGAGCGGCCAGATCGTTGACGAGGCCGCCACCGCACGCCTTCTCGAGCCCTGGCTCGGCAGCGGGCTGGATATCAAGGAACTACCCGTACCGCGCCTCGTCATCATCACCATCGACGAGAGCCATCCGCCGGATTTCGCGGCAATGCGCGACCTGCTGAACGAGAGCATTCCGCAGGCTTTTCTCGACGACCACCGCACCTGGGTCGACAGGTTGGTTGCGATGGCCCGCACCACGGTCATGATCGGTACCGGCGTCCTGCTGCTGGTTTTCACCGCCATGGTACTGACTGTGGTCTTCGCCACGCGCGGCGTACTCTCGGGCAACCGTCACATCGTCGAAGTGCTGCATTTCGTCGGCGCCGAGAGCTCGTTCGTCGCGACGGAATTCCAGAAACATTTTCTGAAGATCAGCCTCAAGGGCTCGGCGATCGGCAGCGCCCTGGCCGCCCTCTTTTTCGCAGGCGCCGGCGTCCTGCAGAGCAGGACGATCGCCACACCCGAGACAGATCAGGCAACGGCCCTTTTCGGTACCTTTTCGGTCGGGGCGCTCGGCTATCTCGGCATCTTCGCGACGATGATCGTGATCGCACTGCTGACAACCGTGACCGCACGGCTCACCGTCATGCGCACGATCTATGAAATCGATACATTGCGCTCCGACCCGACGCGCGCGGACGGTATAGCGAATTAG
- a CDS encoding response regulator: MAKILITEDEDSLRTFVARALRLDGHETDEAADGAEGLEKLRGGSYDLLLSDIRMPVMDGIELAHQAKDAFPALKILLMTGYAEQRERADDLAEKIIDVVPKPFALPDIRKAVARALVA; encoded by the coding sequence ATGGCAAAAATTCTGATCACGGAAGACGAGGATTCCCTTCGTACTTTCGTAGCCCGGGCACTACGCCTTGACGGTCATGAGACCGATGAAGCCGCCGATGGCGCGGAAGGGCTGGAAAAGCTGAGGGGCGGCAGCTACGACTTGCTGCTCTCCGACATCCGTATGCCGGTCATGGACGGCATCGAACTTGCGCATCAGGCGAAGGACGCCTTTCCGGCATTGAAAATCCTGCTGATGACCGGCTATGCCGAACAGCGTGAACGGGCCGACGACCTCGCCGAAAAGATCATCGATGTCGTGCCGAAACCCTTCGCCCTGCCGGACATCCGCAAGGCCGTGGCGCGGGCGCTTGTGGCCTGA
- a CDS encoding gamma-glutamylcyclotransferase produces the protein MDEFWVFGYGSLMWNPGFEFVERSQALIHGYRRSLCVRSFVHRGNRENPGLVLGLDRGGACRGMAFRVAPDKWDEVIDYLRARELVTNVYLERHLPLQLSDGRSARAVAYVVDRAHEQYAGALDALAAARVVDVSVGQSGPNDVYVFNTLSHLKEMGIRDRWLEQVVEEITRLRATA, from the coding sequence ATGGACGAATTTTGGGTATTTGGCTACGGCTCGTTGATGTGGAATCCGGGCTTCGAATTCGTCGAGCGGTCGCAGGCCCTGATTCATGGCTACCGGCGCTCGCTCTGCGTCCGTTCCTTCGTTCATCGCGGCAATCGTGAAAATCCCGGTCTCGTCCTCGGCCTCGACAGGGGCGGCGCCTGTCGAGGCATGGCTTTCCGTGTCGCACCGGACAAGTGGGACGAGGTCATTGACTATCTGCGAGCCCGCGAACTCGTCACCAATGTCTATCTGGAACGGCATCTGCCGCTGCAGCTTTCGGATGGTCGCAGCGCACGGGCGGTCGCCTATGTGGTCGATCGCGCCCACGAGCAATATGCCGGTGCACTGGATGCGCTTGCTGCCGCGCGGGTCGTCGATGTCTCGGTCGGCCAGTCCGGCCCGAACGATGTCTATGTCTTCAATACGCTTTCCCATCTGAAGGAGATGGGTATTCGCGACCGGTGGCTGGAGCAAGTGGTCGAGGAAATCACACGACTACGCGCGACAGCTTAG
- a CDS encoding GNAT family N-acetyltransferase yields MVEIAKPGQTDKEWLLREDSHVGEAWISRCIDLGEYLIAREQGEIVGFLRFSRFWGRIPYMEMIRVVARHRRSGVGTALFLAWEKDMRESGARLLMTSSECDESRPQDWHRRNGFSETGSIELPGIQTVPEVFFLKKLD; encoded by the coding sequence ATGGTGGAGATTGCGAAGCCTGGCCAGACGGACAAGGAATGGCTGCTTCGCGAAGACAGCCATGTCGGCGAGGCCTGGATTTCGCGTTGCATCGATCTCGGCGAATATCTGATCGCCCGCGAGCAAGGTGAGATTGTCGGCTTCCTGCGCTTCTCCCGCTTCTGGGGCAGGATCCCCTATATGGAAATGATCCGGGTGGTGGCTCGTCATCGCCGGTCCGGTGTCGGCACGGCGCTGTTTCTCGCCTGGGAAAAGGATATGCGCGAGAGCGGTGCACGTCTTTTGATGACCTCGAGCGAGTGCGATGAAAGCCGTCCGCAGGACTGGCATCGCCGCAACGGTTTTTCTGAAACCGGATCGATCGAACTGCCCGGCATCCAGACGGTGCCGGAAGTCTTCTTTCTCAAGAAGCTCGACTAA
- a CDS encoding prephenate/arogenate dehydrogenase family protein, with protein sequence MHGTQGMTVQFNRITLIGIGLIGSSLAHDIKRLGLANEVVIATRSAETLKRAEELELGDRYTTSSEEAVKDADLVIVSVPVGASESVAKEIAGNLKPGAIVTDVGSTKASVIAQMQPHMPSHVHFIAGHPIAGTEKSGPDAGFPGLFQGRWCILTPLEGTDPTALKTLRSFWEALGSRVDEMDAQHHDKVLAIVSHLPHLIAYNIVGTADDLETVTESEVIKYSASGFRDFTRLAASDPTMWRDVCLHNRDAILEMLARFSEDLAYLQRAIRWGEGDKIFELFTRTRAIRRSIVQAGQDVDAPDFGRPHPLEKK encoded by the coding sequence ATTCATGGGACGCAAGGCATGACAGTGCAGTTCAATCGCATCACCCTGATCGGAATCGGCCTGATCGGCTCTTCGCTTGCTCATGACATCAAGCGATTGGGCCTAGCCAATGAGGTGGTCATCGCGACGCGCAGCGCCGAGACGCTGAAGCGTGCCGAAGAACTGGAGCTTGGCGATCGCTATACGACCTCCTCGGAAGAAGCGGTTAAGGATGCCGATCTCGTCATCGTATCGGTGCCGGTCGGCGCTTCCGAAAGTGTGGCGAAAGAGATCGCCGGCAATCTGAAGCCGGGTGCGATCGTCACCGACGTCGGTTCGACCAAGGCTTCCGTGATTGCTCAGATGCAGCCGCACATGCCCAGCCATGTGCATTTCATTGCCGGCCATCCAATTGCGGGTACGGAAAAATCTGGCCCGGATGCGGGCTTCCCCGGCCTCTTCCAGGGGCGTTGGTGCATCCTGACGCCGCTCGAAGGAACCGATCCGACCGCGCTGAAGACGCTGCGCAGTTTCTGGGAAGCGCTCGGCTCCCGAGTCGACGAAATGGACGCCCAGCATCACGACAAGGTGCTCGCGATCGTTTCTCACCTGCCCCATCTCATAGCCTACAATATTGTCGGCACGGCCGACGATCTGGAGACCGTGACGGAATCGGAAGTTATCAAATATTCCGCCTCCGGTTTCCGCGATTTCACGCGTCTGGCCGCCTCCGACCCGACCATGTGGCGCGATGTCTGCCTGCATAATCGTGATGCGATCCTGGAAATGCTGGCGCGTTTTTCGGAAGATCTCGCCTATCTGCAGCGGGCGATCCGCTGGGGCGAGGGCGACAAGATTTTCGAACTCTTCACCCGCACCCGTGCCATCCGCCGTTCGATCGTCCAGGCCGGCCAGGACGTGGATGCGCCGGACTTTGGCCGCCCGCACCCGCTGGAGAAGAAATAG
- a CDS encoding DUF2125 domain-containing protein, whose amino-acid sequence MAASSQSGSGHYSSGRKFWLLGGAILLVIALYTGGWFYAASALKKTVLTAIAPRADTGVSGECSDIEFRGFPFRIGLFCSKVDVDDTVNGISATFGALRSAAQVYAPGHIVWELDAPAEIRTAQGLTVNAQWDNLQSSLATKAQGIDRTSTVIDGLKAVAISSFTGQTVNFDAARTEIHLRQNGADLDGAISVENANAVVKDWPQVFPKFSASADLTLTGKAGMIDGTDKQGIHGSQGELRRIVADLGDGKVMTISGPFAFDENGFLSGKFKLEIEQLGPWGESIKQTFPDMASTVDTATKLLKALAGGGDKVSVDLVVDHGNATVSGFIPLGKIPPV is encoded by the coding sequence ATGGCAGCGTCAAGCCAATCCGGCAGCGGCCACTATAGCAGCGGCAGGAAATTCTGGTTACTGGGCGGCGCCATTCTTCTGGTGATCGCTCTCTATACGGGCGGCTGGTTCTACGCAGCTTCCGCGCTGAAAAAGACAGTGCTGACCGCCATCGCTCCCCGCGCCGATACCGGCGTCAGCGGCGAATGCTCCGATATCGAATTCCGCGGTTTCCCCTTCCGCATCGGGCTCTTCTGCTCGAAGGTGGATGTCGATGACACTGTCAACGGCATCTCCGCCACCTTCGGTGCGCTCCGCTCCGCCGCCCAGGTCTACGCCCCCGGCCACATCGTCTGGGAACTTGACGCACCGGCTGAAATCCGCACCGCGCAGGGCCTGACGGTCAATGCCCAATGGGACAATCTGCAATCGAGCCTCGCCACCAAGGCGCAGGGCATCGACCGCACCTCGACCGTCATTGACGGGCTGAAGGCCGTGGCCATTTCCTCCTTCACCGGGCAGACCGTCAATTTCGATGCCGCCCGCACCGAGATCCACCTGCGGCAGAACGGAGCGGATCTCGACGGCGCGATCTCGGTCGAAAACGCCAATGCTGTGGTCAAGGACTGGCCGCAGGTCTTCCCGAAATTCTCCGCGAGCGCCGATCTCACGCTGACGGGCAAGGCCGGGATGATCGATGGCACCGACAAACAAGGTATTCACGGTTCTCAGGGCGAGCTTCGCCGTATCGTCGCCGATCTCGGCGACGGCAAGGTGATGACCATCTCCGGCCCCTTCGCCTTCGACGAAAACGGCTTCCTTTCCGGCAAGTTCAAGCTGGAGATTGAACAGCTCGGCCCCTGGGGTGAAAGCATCAAGCAAACCTTCCCCGACATGGCCTCGACCGTCGATACGGCGACGAAGCTCCTGAAGGCGCTTGCCGGTGGTGGCGACAAAGTTTCCGTCGATCTGGTCGTCGATCACGGCAATGCAACTGTGAGCGGCTTCATTCCGCTCGGCAAGATCCCGCCGGTTTAG
- a CDS encoding 1-acyl-sn-glycerol-3-phosphate acyltransferase: MIALRSVLFNTIFYANLIIRMIVLSPFYFIAPRKLAYSVPKNWARSNHWLMRVIVGTTFEIEGLENLPDGSYIISPKHQSFWDTYALLPNLEDPVYILKRELMWIPLFGWYAKRQRMIPVDRGARGKVMVEVLKRTKLELATGRQLIIYPEGTRRPPGAEPVYKYGIARMYRDLQIPVVPIVMHPGLFWPRRSAMRYPGHFKVRILPPIMPGMDPDAFFAHLIDVTESASDQLLIDTVERNPHVPLPPTAVKRLAELRKEEAATA, encoded by the coding sequence ATGATCGCCCTGCGTTCCGTTCTGTTCAACACGATCTTCTACGCCAACCTCATCATCAGGATGATCGTGCTCTCCCCCTTCTACTTCATCGCGCCGCGCAAGCTCGCCTACAGCGTTCCCAAAAACTGGGCGCGCTCGAACCACTGGCTGATGCGGGTGATCGTCGGCACTACCTTCGAGATCGAGGGTTTGGAGAACCTGCCTGACGGCAGCTACATCATTTCCCCGAAGCATCAGTCCTTTTGGGACACTTATGCCCTGCTGCCCAACCTCGAGGACCCGGTCTATATTCTCAAGCGCGAACTGATGTGGATCCCGCTTTTCGGCTGGTACGCCAAGAGGCAGCGCATGATCCCGGTGGACCGCGGTGCGCGCGGCAAGGTGATGGTGGAGGTGCTGAAGCGCACCAAGCTGGAGCTCGCCACCGGCCGCCAGCTCATCATCTATCCCGAGGGCACACGCCGCCCACCGGGCGCTGAGCCAGTCTACAAATACGGCATCGCCCGCATGTATCGCGACCTGCAGATCCCGGTCGTGCCCATCGTCATGCATCCAGGCCTGTTCTGGCCGCGCCGCAGTGCCATGCGTTATCCCGGTCATTTCAAAGTGCGGATTCTACCACCCATCATGCCCGGCATGGACCCCGACGCCTTCTTTGCCCATCTGATCGACGTAACGGAAAGCGCCAGCGATCAGCTTCTGATCGACACGGTGGAGCGCAATCCGCATGTTCCACTGCCGCCGACCGCCGTGAAGCGGCTGGCTGAACTGCGCAAAGAGGAAGCCGCGACTGCCTAA
- a CDS encoding cupin domain-containing protein encodes MAGKDLTPEIIIRELGMQPHPEGGWYVQTFRDKNGGERGHSTAIYYLLAKGQRSHWHRVHDAAEAWHYYAGAPLALHRSEDGSHSETLKLGTDIAGGERPQAIIPANWWQSAETLGDYTLVGCTVAPGFEFSKFEMAPPDWKPGA; translated from the coding sequence ATGGCCGGCAAAGACCTTACCCCTGAGATCATCATCCGCGAGCTCGGGATGCAACCCCATCCCGAAGGCGGTTGGTATGTGCAGACCTTTCGCGACAAGAATGGCGGCGAACGCGGCCATTCGACGGCAATCTATTATCTGCTGGCGAAGGGCCAGCGCTCGCACTGGCACCGCGTGCATGACGCCGCAGAAGCCTGGCACTATTATGCCGGTGCGCCGTTGGCGCTGCATCGTTCCGAAGACGGCAGCCACAGCGAGACGCTGAAGCTCGGCACCGATATTGCTGGCGGCGAGCGGCCGCAGGCAATCATCCCCGCCAACTGGTGGCAATCGGCCGAGACGCTCGGCGACTATACGCTGGTCGGCTGTACGGTGGCGCCCGGCTTCGAATTCTCGAAATTCGAGATGGCGCCGCCTGACTGGAAACCCGGCGCTTAA
- a CDS encoding YdcF family protein, with protein sequence MTMGHTTRNPIRPDPELEGPASVPPRRGPIRRILRWMGFSCVLIAALIFGGFLRFADSVTTLKPPAEPRADAIIVLTGGYQRIDQAVELLQKGAGKRLLISGAHPSTTPTQIRRMTQGSADLFSCCVDIGYDALDTIGNAEEASNWIHAMGYRSILVVTNNYHMPRSLAELSYVDPDIQFIPYPVVNSDLKTRDWFTDPNALRVMLAEYAKLLLAGTRNIVGLRHTGLRSANLTGQS encoded by the coding sequence ATGACGATGGGCCATACGACACGCAATCCGATTCGCCCGGACCCGGAGCTTGAAGGCCCCGCAAGTGTCCCGCCACGGCGTGGCCCAATCCGCCGTATCTTGCGCTGGATGGGCTTTTCCTGCGTGTTGATTGCTGCGCTGATCTTCGGCGGCTTTTTGCGCTTTGCAGATTCGGTGACGACCCTGAAGCCACCTGCCGAGCCGCGGGCGGACGCGATCATCGTGCTGACCGGCGGCTACCAGCGCATCGATCAGGCCGTCGAACTCCTGCAGAAGGGCGCCGGCAAGCGGCTGCTGATATCGGGCGCGCATCCTTCCACCACGCCAACGCAGATCCGCAGGATGACTCAAGGCTCTGCTGATCTCTTCTCCTGCTGCGTCGATATCGGTTACGACGCGCTCGATACGATCGGCAATGCCGAGGAGGCATCGAACTGGATTCACGCCATGGGCTACAGGAGCATTTTGGTCGTCACCAATAACTACCACATGCCGCGCAGCCTCGCCGAGCTCTCCTATGTCGATCCCGACATCCAATTCATCCCCTATCCTGTCGTCAATTCCGATCTGAAGACGCGCGATTGGTTCACCGATCCGAACGCCTTGCGCGTCATGCTGGCCGAATACGCCAAACTACTGCTGGCCGGCACGCGCAACATCGTCGGCCTGCGCCATACCGGCCTGCGTTCCGCCAACTTGACCGGCCAGAGCTGA
- the hisC gene encoding histidinol-phosphate transaminase, whose product MSVEMSKPVPRPGILDIATYVPGKEHAPGVVRVYKLSSNETPLGASPKAIEAFKASAGNLERYPDGQAYELREAIASVHGLNPANILCGNGSDELLGLLCHVYLGPGDEGIITEHGFLVYKIQIMGAGATPVVAKEKDHTVDVDAILAAVTGKTKIVFIANPGNPTGTYIPVSEIRRLQAGLPKHVILVLDAAYAEYVRRNDYEAGIEVVSSNANVVMTRTFSKVYGLAALRVGWIYAPAEIIDALNRVRGPFNMNAPAIAAGAVAIRDQSFVQEAVSFNQMWIEKLTSAFEAIGLVVTPSVANFVLIHFPDVDGKRATDADEFLTSRGYILRAVRGYGFPNSLRMSIGPEEANRGVIEALGEFMGRKA is encoded by the coding sequence ATGAGCGTTGAGATGAGCAAGCCCGTTCCGCGTCCCGGTATTTTGGATATCGCTACCTATGTGCCGGGCAAGGAGCACGCGCCGGGTGTCGTCCGCGTCTACAAGCTCTCCTCCAACGAGACGCCGCTCGGCGCCAGCCCCAAGGCGATTGAAGCATTCAAGGCTTCCGCAGGCAATCTCGAACGTTACCCCGACGGTCAGGCGTACGAGCTGCGCGAGGCGATCGCTTCGGTGCACGGCCTCAATCCGGCAAACATCCTGTGCGGCAACGGTTCCGACGAGCTGCTCGGCCTGCTATGCCATGTCTATCTCGGTCCCGGGGACGAAGGCATCATTACCGAGCATGGCTTTCTCGTCTACAAGATCCAGATCATGGGTGCCGGCGCCACACCTGTCGTGGCCAAGGAAAAGGACCATACGGTCGATGTCGATGCGATCCTTGCTGCGGTGACGGGCAAGACGAAGATCGTCTTCATAGCCAATCCCGGCAATCCGACGGGCACCTATATTCCCGTCAGCGAGATCCGCCGCCTGCAGGCCGGCCTGCCGAAGCATGTCATCCTCGTGCTCGATGCAGCCTATGCGGAATATGTTCGCCGCAATGACTACGAAGCCGGCATCGAAGTCGTCTCGTCGAACGCCAATGTCGTCATGACGCGCACCTTCTCGAAAGTTTATGGCCTTGCGGCGCTGCGTGTCGGCTGGATATATGCGCCGGCCGAGATTATCGATGCGCTGAACCGTGTGCGCGGGCCTTTCAACATGAATGCGCCGGCAATCGCTGCGGGTGCTGTGGCGATCCGCGACCAGTCCTTTGTCCAGGAGGCCGTTTCCTTCAACCAGATGTGGATCGAGAAGCTGACGAGCGCATTCGAGGCGATCGGCCTGGTGGTCACGCCGTCGGTCGCCAACTTCGTTCTCATCCATTTCCCCGACGTCGACGGCAAGCGGGCAACGGATGCCGATGAGTTCCTTACGAGCCGCGGCTACATCCTGCGTGCGGTTCGCGGCTATGGTTTTCCGAACTCGCTGCGCATGAGCATCGGTCCGGAAGAAGCCAATCGCGGCGTCATCGAGGCGCTTGGCGAATTCATGGGACGCAAGGCATGA
- a CDS encoding class I SAM-dependent methyltransferase has product MKSNRSLITFGIMHADIVDLRQFYHSELGHMAEQSIAMALSSLWVRLPQERLVGIGYSVPFLDRFQADTERTFAFMPAGQGAVNWPVGSLSSTALIFDEELPLPDSSIDRVLMVHSLEFAESPRETLKELWRVLAPGGRLIIVVPNRRGVWARMEHTPFGSGRPYSRGQLTHLLRETNFTPGATAEALFFPPSKLRAVLRLRRGFERIGRTLWPAFSGVIIVEAQKRLYQGLPVAARASRRVFVPVLAPHGVPTTRSR; this is encoded by the coding sequence TTGAAGTCCAACCGGTCACTGATAACATTTGGGATAATGCACGCCGATATCGTAGACCTTCGCCAATTCTATCATTCCGAGCTTGGACACATGGCCGAGCAGTCGATTGCCATGGCGCTGTCGTCGCTCTGGGTGCGCCTGCCGCAGGAGAGGCTTGTGGGCATTGGTTATTCCGTACCCTTCCTCGACCGGTTCCAGGCGGATACGGAACGCACGTTTGCTTTCATGCCGGCGGGGCAAGGGGCAGTGAACTGGCCTGTCGGCTCGCTTTCCTCCACCGCATTGATCTTCGACGAGGAATTGCCGCTGCCGGATTCTTCCATCGACCGGGTGCTGATGGTGCATTCACTGGAATTTGCCGAAAGCCCGCGCGAGACGCTGAAGGAACTCTGGCGGGTGCTGGCGCCGGGTGGACGGCTCATCATCGTCGTGCCGAACCGCCGTGGTGTCTGGGCGCGCATGGAGCATACGCCTTTCGGTTCGGGCCGGCCTTATTCGCGCGGTCAGCTGACCCATCTGCTGCGCGAGACCAATTTCACGCCAGGCGCCACAGCCGAGGCGCTGTTCTTCCCGCCATCGAAACTGCGCGCGGTGCTGCGCCTGCGCCGCGGTTTCGAGCGGATCGGCCGCACGCTGTGGCCAGCTTTTTCGGGCGTCATCATCGTCGAGGCGCAGAAGCGGCTCTATCAGGGCCTTCCTGTTGCCGCGCGTGCTTCACGCCGCGTTTTTGTGCCGGTCCTTGCGCCGCATGGCGTGCCGACCACGCGCAGCCGCTAG
- the gloB gene encoding hydroxyacylglutathione hydrolase — translation MKPLELEVFLCRSDNFGVLVHDPETGQTASIDAPDAAAVEAAAVRRGWNITHIFTTHHHIDHVEGNLALKEQYDLEIIGPVNEAVAIPGLDKTMGDGDSFLFGDHTVNVIETPGHTAGHICYHFVDDKLLFAADTLFALGCGRLFERPAADMWHSLQKLAVLPDETAVYFGHEYTLSNARFAVTIDPDNERLKSRAAEIEALRAEGKFTIPTTLAFEKETNPFLRAADPAIRRNLLMEGKTNEEVFAEIRKRKDNF, via the coding sequence ATGAAACCTTTGGAATTAGAAGTTTTTCTCTGCCGCAGCGACAATTTCGGCGTTCTCGTCCATGACCCGGAAACCGGGCAGACCGCTTCGATCGACGCGCCTGATGCGGCAGCCGTGGAAGCCGCAGCCGTGCGCCGCGGCTGGAACATCACCCATATCTTCACGACCCATCACCATATCGACCATGTGGAAGGCAATCTGGCGCTGAAGGAACAATACGACCTGGAGATCATCGGGCCGGTCAACGAAGCGGTGGCGATCCCCGGCCTGGACAAGACGATGGGTGATGGGGACAGCTTCCTCTTCGGCGACCACACGGTCAACGTCATCGAAACGCCCGGCCACACGGCGGGCCATATCTGCTACCACTTTGTCGACGACAAGCTGCTCTTTGCTGCCGATACGCTTTTTGCGCTCGGCTGTGGCCGCCTGTTCGAACGCCCCGCCGCCGACATGTGGCATTCGCTGCAGAAGCTTGCCGTTCTTCCGGATGAGACCGCCGTCTATTTCGGCCACGAATATACGCTCTCCAACGCCCGTTTCGCGGTCACCATCGATCCGGACAACGAGCGCCTGAAAAGCCGCGCAGCGGAAATCGAGGCATTGCGCGCCGAAGGCAAATTCACCATTCCGACGACGCTGGCGTTCGAAAAAGAAACCAATCCCTTCCTGCGCGCGGCCGATCCGGCCATCCGTCGCAACCTGCTGATGGAAGGCAAGACCAATGAAGAGGTCTTCGCCGAGATCCGCAAGCGCAAGGACAATTTCTAG